In the genome of Armatimonadota bacterium, one region contains:
- a CDS encoding ABC transporter permease yields MLDAVFLVLRTSAPVGLAALGETVGQKSGVLNIGLEGMMLTAAYAGMAVSQATGSPYVGLAAGVVAGTGLALFQGWFTLKSAADQVVCGTAVNLLGLGLTGTLYRSKYGASGQLLSVPTVPRAPWGADLVLLIWILAVVAAAYWLFRTKRGLALRATGEYPPAVVAAGYSPETFRWLGAVVSGAFAGLAGAYLCLGVAGSFAENMTSGRGFVALAMVTFGRWKPWWVFAASVLIGAADAYQYTLQAQGSAMPPQFFLALPYVLALGVLVFAGKGASAPAALGEPFR; encoded by the coding sequence TTGCTTGACGCCGTGTTCCTCGTCCTGAGGACGTCGGCACCGGTCGGATTGGCCGCTCTCGGCGAAACGGTCGGACAGAAGTCGGGTGTCCTCAACATCGGCCTCGAAGGCATGATGCTGACCGCCGCCTATGCCGGAATGGCGGTGTCCCAGGCGACGGGTTCGCCCTATGTCGGCCTTGCCGCAGGGGTCGTTGCCGGAACCGGCCTCGCTCTCTTCCAGGGATGGTTCACCCTTAAGTCGGCGGCGGACCAAGTCGTCTGCGGCACGGCCGTCAACCTCTTAGGCTTGGGATTGACGGGGACGCTTTACCGCTCGAAGTACGGCGCGTCCGGGCAGCTCCTGAGCGTTCCGACCGTGCCGAGGGCGCCGTGGGGCGCGGATCTCGTCCTCCTGATCTGGATCTTGGCCGTGGTCGCCGCTGCTTATTGGCTCTTCAGGACGAAGAGGGGTCTGGCCTTAAGGGCGACGGGCGAATACCCTCCAGCGGTCGTCGCGGCGGGCTACTCGCCCGAAACGTTCCGGTGGCTGGGCGCGGTCGTGAGCGGCGCCTTCGCCGGGCTCGCGGGGGCCTATCTTTGTCTTGGCGTGGCCGGGTCGTTCGCGGAGAACATGACGTCAGGCCGAGGGTTCGTCGCGCTTGCCATGGTGACGTTCGGACGTTGGAAACCTTGGTGGGTGTTCGCAGCCTCCGTCTTGATCGGTGCGGCGGACGCTTACCAGTACACGCTTCAGGCCCAGGGATCGGCGATGCCCCCGCAGTTCTTCCTCGCCCTCCCGTACGTGTTGGCTTTGGGCGTCTTGGTGTTCGCCGGCAAGGGGGCATCGGCGCCGGCAGCCTTGGGCGAGCCGTTCCGGTAG